One part of the Eucalyptus grandis isolate ANBG69807.140 chromosome 10, ASM1654582v1, whole genome shotgun sequence genome encodes these proteins:
- the LOC104421397 gene encoding T-complex protein 1 subunit eta, whose amino-acid sequence MAAMLQPQIILLKEGTDTSQGKGQLVSNINACTVVADVVRTTLGPRGMDKLIHDDKGAVTISNDGATIMKLLDIVHPAAKILVDIAKSQDSEVGDGTTTVVLLAGEFLKEAKPFIEDGVHPQNLIRSYRTACSLAIEKVKELAISIEGKSLEEKKSLLAKCAATTLSSKLIGGEKEFFALMVVDAVIAIGTDDRLNMIGIKKVPGGSMRDSFLVDGVAFKKTFSYAGFEQQPKKFLKPKILLLNIELELKSEKENAEIRLSDPSQYQSIVDAEWNIIYDKLDKCVQSGAKVVLSRLAIGDLATQYFADRDIFCAGRVTEEDLLRVAAATGGTVQTSVNNVIDEVLGTCEIFEEKQVGNERFNIFSGCPSGLTATIVLRGGADQFIEEAERSLHDAIMIVRRALKNSTVVAGGGAIDMEISRYLRQHARTIAGKSQLFINSYAKALEVIPRQLCDNAGFDATDVLNKLRQKHALPSGEGAPYGVDINTGGIADSFANFVWEPSVVKVNAINAATEAACLVLSVDETVKNPKSESAQGDAAAMGGRGRGGAAFRGGRGRGMRRR is encoded by the exons ATGGCAGCCATGCTG CAACCGCAGATCATCCTGCTGAAGGAAGGCACGGACACGTCGCAGGGGAAGGGGCAGCTGGTGAGCAACATCAACGCCTGCACGGTGGTGGCCGACGTCGTCCGCACCACCCTCGGCCCCCGCGGCATGGACAAGCTGATCCACGACGACAAGGGCGCCGTCACCATCTCCAACGACGGCGCCACCATCATGAAGCTCCTCGACATCGTCCACCCCGCCGCCAAGATCCTCGTCGACATCGCCAAGTCCCAGGACTCCGAG GTTGGTGATGGAACGACTACAGTGGTTCTACTTGCGGGAGAATTTTTGAAAGAGGCTAAACCTTTTATTGAAGACGGGGTCCATCCTCAGAATTTGATTCGTAGCTATCGGACAGCATGCTCTCTT GCAATTGAGAAGGTCAAAGAACTAGCCATTAGCATAGAAGGGAAAAGcttggaggagaagaagagcttGTTGGCTAAATGTGCTGCTACAACACTTTCTTCGAAACTCATTGGTGGAGAGAAGGAGTTTTTTGCTTTAATGGTCGTTGATGCTGTTATTGCAATTGGAACTGATGACAGACTGAATATGATTGGAATCAAGAAG GTGCCGGGTGGTAGCATGAGAGATTCATTCCTTGTTGACGGTGTTGCTTTTAAGAAGACATTTTCCTATGCAGGTTTCGAACAGCAGCCAAAGAAGTTTCTGAAACCCAAAATACTTTTGTTGAACATTGAACTGGAACTGAAAtctgaaaaggaaaatgctgaGATCAG ACTTTCAGATCCCTCACAATATCAATCGATAGTTGATGCTGAATGGAATATTATATATGACAAACTGGATAAATGTGTTCAAAGTGGAGCAAAAGTCGTTCTGTCACGGTTAGCCATTGGCGATTTAGCTACACAG TATTTCGCAGACCGAGATATTTTTTGTGCTGGTCGTGTGACTGAGGAAGATCTACTAAGGGTTGCTGCTGCAACTGGTGGAACTGTACAGACATCTGTTAACAATGTGATCGATGAG gTTCTTGGTACTTGCGAAATTTTTGAGGAAAAGCAAGTTGGGAATGAAAGGTTTAACATATTCAGTGGGTGCCCATCAGGTCTGACAGCAACTATTGTTCTTCGTGGTGGAGCGGATCAG TTCATTGAAGAGGCTGAGAGGAGTCTACACGATGCAATCATGATTGTTAGAAGAGCTCTGAAGAACTCCACTGTTGTTGCTGGTGGCGGCGCTATAGAT ATGGAGATAAGTCGATATTTGAGGCAGCATGCACGCACAATTGCAGGGAAATCGCAGCTTTTTATTAATTCATATGCCAAGGCACTTGAG GTCATTCCTCGTCAACTCTGTGACAATGCTGGCTTTGATGCAACTGACGTGTTGAACAAATTGAGGCAGAAGCATGCTCTCCCATCTG GAGAAGGTGCACCTTATGGAGTGGATATTAACACCGGTGGAATTGCtgattcttttgccaactttgTTTGGGAGCCATCTGTTGTGAAG GTTAATGCAATAAATGCGGCTACTGAGGCTGCTTGCCTTGTATTAAGTGTGGATGAGACAGTAAAGAACCCTAAG TCTGAGAGTGCCCAAGGAGATGCTGCTGCTATGGGTGGCAGAGGGCGTGGAGGAGCTGCTTTCCGTGGTGGGCGTGGACGTGGAATGAGAAGGCGATGA